The DNA sequence TCTCCTTGAGGACACGGTAGCGAATCTCTTTCTCGGCCTTGGAGTGCACCAGGGCCTCTTCGAAACGGGGCAGATCGTTCGGGTGCAGGACGAGATCCACGCTGTGGGCGAAGGATGCCCGCGGGTCGTTGGAGGCCAGGCTCGGATCGATCAGGACGACATGGATGTTCCGGCGACGGGTCATCCCCATGTCGGCGAGGCAGGACTGGATCGACGGACCGTCCTGTTCCGGCGGATCGAAGCCGTCACACAAGACGACAATGGCGTAGGGGGAAAGGCGCAACCGCTCGATGGCTTCGCCGGAGTCCTTGGAGGAGTGCGGGACGTAGCCGATCCGCTTCAGGATGGTGATGATCTGCAGACGCTCCGCCGGGACATTTACGCATACGAGGGCGCGCGGCTGCCCCCCCTCCTGGTAGTCCTTGGCCTCTTCGGAGAAAAGTGGTGGAGAGGGCATGGGGGGGGCATCCTTCGGAATACATGCCGTCATGTCGATGGAGATGGGTCCCTTGCAGCGGGGGCAGACGGCGGTTACCACCTTGCCCTTGGGCAGCCGTTCGTCGGGAACCGTGAGAGTAGCCATGCAGCCTGGACAGGTGACGTTTATCGCGGACTCCTCATGACGCGGGACGGCGCGGCGTCCTGCGCGGGTTCAACGGCTCGGCGTACTCGGCGTCCATGGTCAGGCTTTCGATGTCGCTGGTCTTCTCGCCCTTGCTGGCCTTGTACTGGTCGATACCGCGCGCCACCACCGACTTCCTGGAGGCGTAGGAGAGCGCCGTCTCCGCGGTGATCTGCCCCTCCCGGAAAAACCGGAGGATGTGGGTGTCAAAGGTCTGCATCCCCAGGGCTTCGCCGTCCTGGATGATCTCGTAGTAGGTCTTGCCTTCGGACTCCCCGTTCAGTACGACCTCCTCGACGCGGAGATTCATGCCCATAACCTCCAGGGCGGCCACGCGGCCCCCGCCCACCTTGGGTAGCAGCCGCTGGCAGACGATCCAGCGGAGCGTGTCGGCCAGCCGCATGCGTATCATCCGCTCCTCGTCCTTGTCGAACATGCCCAGCATGCGGTTGATGGTCTGGCCGGCGTCCATCGTGTGCAGGGTGCTCATCACCAGGTGGCCGGTCTCGGCGGCGGCGAGACCGATTTCCAGCGTCTCCCGGTCGCGCATCTCGCCCACCAGAATCACCTTGGGGGCCTGACGCATGGCGGCGCGCAGCCCGTTGGCGAAGGTGTCGAAATCCGTCCCCAGTTCACGCTGGTTGAATGTGGCCTTCTTGACGGGGAAGACGAACTCCACCGGATCTTCCAGCGTCACCACGTGGACCGCCTTGTTCTCGTTGACGATGTCCAGGACAGCCGCCAGGGTGGTGGACTTTCCGCTCCCCGTAGCGCCCGTCACCAGGATCAGGCCGTTCCTTGGCTCGGAGAGCTTCCTGATCACCGGCGGCAGCCCCATCCCTTCGATGGTCGGCACCTCGCTGGCCAGCCTCCTCAAGACGACGGATGTCTGCCCCCGCTGCTGGAAGATGTTCACGCGGAAGCGGGCAGTGGTGCCGAGCGCATAGGACAGATCACAGGATCCGGTGCGCACGAATGTTTCGGTCATGCGCCGGTCGGAGCCGATCAGTGCCAGTGCCACGGCCTCGGTCTGAAAGGGAGTGAGTCGCTCGATGGGGGGATCGGTGGGCACCGGCACGAGTTGGCCGTTGAGTTCGACCTGCGGGGGCTTGTTCGCCGTGAAGTTGAGATCCGACACCGAGCCGTATGCTTCGAGCATCCGGG is a window from the bacterium genome containing:
- a CDS encoding PilT/PilU family type 4a pilus ATPase codes for the protein MQPHELDRLLTRMLEAYGSVSDLNFTANKPPQVELNGQLVPVPTDPPIERLTPFQTEAVALALIGSDRRMTETFVRTGSCDLSYALGTTARFRVNIFQQRGQTSVVLRRLASEVPTIEGMGLPPVIRKLSEPRNGLILVTGATGSGKSTTLAAVLDIVNENKAVHVVTLEDPVEFVFPVKKATFNQRELGTDFDTFANGLRAAMRQAPKVILVGEMRDRETLEIGLAAAETGHLVMSTLHTMDAGQTINRMLGMFDKDEERMIRMRLADTLRWIVCQRLLPKVGGGRVAALEVMGMNLRVEEVVLNGESEGKTYYEIIQDGEALGMQTFDTHILRFFREGQITAETALSYASRKSVVARGIDQYKASKGEKTSDIESLTMDAEYAEPLNPRRTPRRPAS